A segment of the Sceloporus undulatus isolate JIND9_A2432 ecotype Alabama unplaced genomic scaffold, SceUnd_v1.1 scaffold_1921, whole genome shotgun sequence genome:
ACTAGGCAACAAGCATTGATAAAAAATCAGAGACATTTGTTTAGAAAGGgtttcttctccagcactgaaTGGATATTACTAAACTTTCCTTATAGAATCAGTGATCTTTGAAGTATTATGTCTCAAAAATGGAGCTTAAAGTAGAATGATACAAGAGATTATTGGAGTGTTTTTCTGCACAGAGCCACATGATGGCACTATAGGAACACGTTTAGCTCTCTGAACATAATTCCTGGGAAGGTCTCAAGCAGAGTTCTGTCTCAGGAAAGATGGTCTATAATGGATAACATTAAAAGCAGCCAGACAATAAGCACTGAAGAACACAACATTTTCCTCCATCAGTAGAAATTATTGTTGGGCTACAAGTCAGAACCTTTATAGGTGGGCCAGAAAGTGAAGAGAATCAGATTTCTGAGCCATGGAAGACTGCTTCAGGAGCAAACAAGGTCTGTGTTTTTTACTCTTCCTCTGTGTGACTGATGTACTGTGTGTCTCAATTCATTATTCTGtgccagaagaaaagaaaactgggtCTCTGGTGGCTAATGTTTTGAAGGATTTGAAATTTGGGACTGGGGAGCTCTCTGCTCGCAGAGCCCAGCTAGTGTCCAAAAGCTCTAAGCAGTATTTCCATCTTGATGCCCACTCTGGGGCTCTACTCATAAATCAGAAAATAGACCGAGAGGCTCTGTGTGGTCAGAGTGAGCTTTGTTTATTACAAAATGAAATAGTGCTTCAAAACCCCTTAGAGTTCTATACTATTGAAGTGAAGGTGGAAGATGTAAATGACAATGCTCCCAGATTTTCTCAAAATGATTTTCAGCTGGAAATTCCTGAGAATGTTTTCCCAAATACAAGATTCCCCTTGGAATCTGCTCAAGATGTGGACCTGGGAGAAAACAGCATTCAAAATtacaccttgagtcccaatgaGTATTTCAGGCTTGGAATAGAAagcaaaaaagatggaagaaaatccATTGGACTTATTCTGGAGAAATCTCTAGATAGGGAAAAACAGCCACATTTGGAACTGACACTTATGGCTTTGGATGGAGGTGTACCTCAGAGAACAGGAACAGttcaaataaatattaatatcttAGATATTAATGATAATTCACCACAGTTTACTCAATCTGAATATGAAGTACGTTTAAAGGAAAACAGTCCTCAGGatactctggtctccaaagtggaAGCCAAAGATTTAGATTATGGTTCAAATGCTGAGATCGCTTACTTTTTCCATCAAGTGTCTGAAAATATacttaatttgtttcatttgaaTGAAATGACTGGAGAAATCACTGTTAAGGGAGAAATTGATTATGAGAAAGAGACCAGTTATGACATGAGCATCAAAGCAACTGATGGAGGGGGCCTTTCTGGACACTGCAATGTTCTGGTTGAGGTTGAGGATGTGAACGATAATGCCCCTGAAGTTTCAGTCATATCCCTTACTGATATAATCCAAGAGGATTCTCCCCTGAACACAGTGGTTGCTATTTTCAGTATTACAGATCGTGACTCTGGGGACAATGGCAAAACTATGTGCTCTGTTGAGATGAACCTTCCCTTTGAATTAAGAAGCACCAAAAATAACTACTACCAGCTTatgatccagagccctctggacAGAGAAAGAGTCTCTAAATATAATGTCACCATCACAGCCTCAGACCAGGGATCTCCTAGGCTCACCTCAACAAGAATTATCCACGTTCAGATATCAGATGTCAATGACAACACCCCAGTGTTTGAAAAgcctttatttgaaatgtggttacaagaaaataatattccaggACTTCTAATTGGCTCAGTCCATGCTGTTGATGAAGACAT
Coding sequences within it:
- the LOC121917942 gene encoding protocadherin beta-16-like; its protein translation is MEDCFRSKQGLCFLLFLCVTDVLCVSIHYSVPEEKKTGSLVANVLKDLKFGTGELSARRAQLVSKSSKQYFHLDAHSGALLINQKIDREALCGQSELCLLQNEIVLQNPLEFYTIEVKVEDVNDNAPRFSQNDFQLEIPENVFPNTRFPLESAQDVDLGENSIQNYTLSPNEYFRLGIESKKDGRKSIGLILEKSLDREKQPHLELTLMALDGGVPQRTGTVQININILDINDNSPQFTQSEYEVRLKENSPQDTLVSKVEAKDLDYGSNAEIAYFFHQVSENILNLFHLNEMTGEITVKGEIDYEKETSYDMSIKATDGGGLSGHCNVLVEVEDVNDNAPEVSVISLTDIIQEDSPLNTVVAIFSITDRDSGDNGKTMCSVEMNLPFELRSTKNNYYQLMIQSPLDRERVSKYNVTITASDQGSPRLTSTRIIHVQISDVNDNTPVFEKPLFEMWLQENNIPGLLIGSVHAVDEDMGQNGKVSYLLLPEELGGSPAASYISINSETGNMYALRSLDYEQIKDFKVRVRATDGGTPPLSSDVVVRIVITDENDNAPFFLYPLQNSTSPCNELLPKMAEAGYLVTKVVAVDQDSGQNSWLSYELLKATDPGLFSIGAQNGEVK